From the Dehalobacter sp. genome, one window contains:
- a CDS encoding DUF378 domain-containing protein, with product MNIWQKIALAIIIIGAINWGMIGFFQFDLVNALLGGISPLPPRIVYALVGLSGLYCITLLFVPNREYEREGRIQHNP from the coding sequence ATGAATATCTGGCAGAAGATTGCCCTTGCAATTATTATCATCGGGGCCATTAACTGGGGAATGATTGGCTTTTTCCAATTTGATCTTGTCAATGCCCTCCTCGGGGGGATCAGTCCGCTCCCTCCGAGAATCGTCTATGCGCTGGTCGGACTCAGCGGCCTGTATTGCATCACACTCTTATTCGTACCGAATCGCGAATATGAGAGAGAAGGACGGATCCAGCATAATCCTTAA
- the murC gene encoding UDP-N-acetylmuramate--L-alanine ligase — MSALAQITPLIEDAVITGSDVPQRFFTDVVLEKAGIEVLNFDPENVVGADLVVTSAAYCDSHPEISRAKELNIPVLTYPQFLSKLMSKKKGVCVTGTHGKTTTTAMAGKILLDAGLDPTIVVGSDVPCIGGNAHAGQGELFLAESCEYRRHFLNYSPEHLIITNMELDHPDYFKDLDDVVCAFSELACKLPAEGNLIIWHDDPNIDRIKTRATVTTFGFSADADVSAANVVFDNDGSCFDVMMNKKNIGKLHLTVSGKHNILDALAAIALTSRLGISLDTVLQALSGFNGTKRRFERLGTKHGAVIVDDYAHHPTEIQTTLDGARLSYPDRRIRAVFQPHTFSRTEKLFYEFSQAFQDADEVLLAEIFSSAREKKAGVNPISSAKLADLMKEKGITTRYFPTLDEISSYLDQTLEEGDLVITLGAGDIYKVGQNLVS, encoded by the coding sequence ATGAGCGCCCTTGCCCAGATTACACCGTTGATAGAAGATGCCGTGATTACCGGATCCGATGTGCCGCAAAGATTTTTTACAGACGTTGTATTAGAGAAGGCAGGCATTGAGGTCCTGAACTTTGACCCAGAGAATGTTGTCGGCGCTGATTTGGTTGTCACCTCTGCCGCTTACTGCGACAGTCACCCTGAGATTAGCCGGGCCAAAGAGCTTAACATACCGGTACTGACTTACCCTCAATTTCTGAGCAAACTGATGTCCAAGAAAAAAGGAGTCTGTGTAACTGGGACTCACGGCAAGACTACGACAACTGCCATGGCTGGAAAAATCCTGCTTGATGCAGGTTTGGACCCTACGATTGTCGTAGGCAGCGACGTGCCCTGTATTGGCGGCAACGCCCATGCCGGTCAGGGAGAACTCTTTTTAGCCGAATCCTGCGAATACCGGAGGCACTTCTTAAATTACTCTCCCGAGCACCTGATTATTACCAATATGGAACTGGATCATCCCGATTATTTTAAGGATTTGGATGATGTGGTCTGCGCTTTTTCCGAACTCGCCTGCAAGCTGCCTGCTGAGGGTAATCTGATTATCTGGCATGACGATCCGAATATAGATAGGATTAAGACCAGAGCAACGGTTACAACTTTTGGTTTCTCGGCCGATGCTGATGTCAGCGCTGCAAACGTTGTTTTCGATAATGACGGAAGCTGTTTCGATGTGATGATGAATAAAAAAAATATAGGTAAGCTGCATTTGACTGTTTCAGGAAAACATAACATTCTGGATGCCCTAGCTGCCATAGCCCTGACTTCTCGGCTCGGAATATCGTTGGATACCGTGCTTCAGGCGCTGAGCGGCTTTAATGGTACCAAAAGAAGATTCGAACGTCTTGGCACAAAACACGGGGCAGTTATTGTTGACGATTATGCCCATCACCCGACAGAAATCCAAACGACCCTGGACGGAGCAAGGCTTTCCTACCCCGACAGAAGAATCCGGGCAGTATTTCAGCCTCATACCTTCAGCCGGACTGAAAAACTTTTTTATGAGTTTTCTCAGGCCTTTCAGGATGCCGATGAGGTTTTGCTGGCAGAAATTTTTTCCTCGGCGCGCGAAAAAAAAGCCGGAGTCAACCCGATCTCTTCAGCAAAACTTGCCGACTTGATGAAAGAAAAAGGAATTACCACCCGTTATTTTCCAACGCTTGACGAAATCAGTTCTTATCTTGACCAAACCCTGGAAGAAGGCGATCTCGTTATTACGCTCGGAGCGGGTGATATTTACAAAGTAGGGCAAAACTTGGTCTCTTGA
- a CDS encoding M15 family metallopeptidase: MKNKLIFSLLVILFGIFFISGCIQMSIPDASPDSQGSQTSAENVPIDTFMLRIGAASKEAINYHDVASIAVLVNKQNQLPSDYVPPDLVEVNISFTFEEKAEKRMLRQEAAAKLEELFSAAKENGVILYGVSGYRSYQTQQDLFASFTRRYGTEEKANQISARPGESEHQTGLAMDVSCQSVNFGLEETFGDTDEYVWLKDNAHRFGFIIRYPKGKEYLTEYTYEPWHLRYIGQDLATKLYEQHLTYEEYLFFKI, from the coding sequence ATGAAAAATAAGTTGATTTTTTCTTTGCTTGTCATTCTATTTGGGATTTTTTTCATAAGCGGTTGTATTCAAATGAGCATTCCTGATGCTTCCCCTGATTCTCAGGGTTCGCAAACATCCGCAGAAAACGTTCCGATTGATACCTTTATGCTAAGAATCGGCGCTGCGAGTAAGGAGGCGATAAATTATCACGATGTTGCCAGCATCGCTGTTTTAGTGAATAAACAAAATCAGCTTCCCTCCGATTATGTTCCACCGGATCTGGTTGAAGTCAACATTTCTTTTACTTTTGAGGAAAAAGCTGAGAAAAGAATGCTGCGTCAGGAAGCTGCTGCGAAGCTCGAGGAATTATTTTCTGCTGCGAAAGAAAATGGTGTAATACTTTATGGTGTATCAGGCTACCGCTCCTATCAAACGCAGCAGGATTTATTTGCGAGTTTTACCCGGCGGTACGGAACCGAGGAAAAAGCCAACCAAATCAGTGCGAGACCCGGTGAAAGTGAACACCAAACCGGCCTGGCAATGGATGTATCCTGCCAGAGCGTTAACTTCGGTCTGGAAGAGACATTTGGAGATACGGACGAATATGTCTGGCTGAAAGATAACGCTCATCGTTTCGGTTTTATCATCCGCTACCCGAAGGGCAAAGAATACCTGACGGAATATACCTACGAACCTTGGCATCTTCGCTATATCGGACAAGACCTGGCCACGAAACTCTATGAACAGCATCTCACTTACGAGGAATACCTGTTCTTCAAGATTTGA
- a CDS encoding PrsW family glutamic-type intramembrane protease, whose protein sequence is MLLDLRILVIALTPVIALALAVYYTDRFDKEPLYLLIKVFILGALAVIPIVLFEKFLTSVNIFTGVAAAFFNAFVVAGLTEEFFKRAVVLRTVYRNPAFDEKLDGIVYAVFAALGFATVENIMYVLVNFSANPYVGLSRGIFSVPTHVLLGVTMGYYLSLAKFSNHPHLERAYLRKSLYVPILLHGFFDFILMSEIPILLTLFLPYIIYLWTVNLRKLNRYYKESREKYQKIPARQPAE, encoded by the coding sequence TTGCTATTAGATCTGCGAATATTGGTAATTGCACTTACTCCGGTCATTGCTCTAGCCCTGGCAGTCTATTATACCGACCGTTTCGATAAAGAGCCTTTGTATCTTCTTATAAAAGTTTTTATCCTGGGAGCGCTGGCAGTCATCCCGATCGTGCTGTTTGAAAAATTTCTGACATCCGTGAACATCTTTACCGGGGTAGCGGCAGCTTTTTTCAATGCCTTTGTCGTTGCGGGATTGACCGAAGAATTTTTCAAAAGGGCAGTCGTCCTGCGGACAGTCTATCGGAATCCGGCGTTTGATGAAAAACTAGACGGAATTGTCTATGCCGTATTTGCCGCGCTTGGCTTCGCAACAGTCGAGAACATCATGTATGTCCTTGTAAACTTTTCAGCCAACCCGTATGTAGGCCTTTCCAGAGGAATATTCTCAGTGCCGACCCACGTGCTGCTTGGTGTGACGATGGGATACTACCTTTCCCTGGCAAAGTTCTCCAATCATCCTCATCTTGAAAGAGCTTACCTCAGAAAATCCTTATATGTTCCTATCCTGCTTCACGGTTTTTTTGACTTTATTCTGATGTCGGAAATTCCGATTCTGCTTACGCTGTTTTTACCGTATATCATTTACCTGTGGACGGTTAATCTTAGGAAACTTAACAGGTATTACAAAGAATCAAGGGAAAAATACCAAAAAATTCCCGCCCGACAACCTGCTGAATAA
- a CDS encoding MFS transporter: protein MNERHDHTHDDSKTVKRTLLFMATAGSFLTPFMISSINIALPAIQKEFAADAVVLSWIATSFLLSSAVFLLPIGKLADILGRTRLYKWGIISFTAFTLISGFVPNIELLIVMRVLQGISASMIATAGMALITSVFPPQERGKALGFNVSAIYVGLAVGPFLGGFLTEYWGWRSIFLVLVPLGVLITVLTITYVKSDWADAKNDKLDIPGSMIFAVTLIALIYGSSILPDILGIILILFSIVCFVFFVKRQLKVPNPVLEIRLFQDNRVFAFSNVAALINYAGSYSVTFLLSLYLQYVQGMSSEHAGIILIIQPIIQSLISPLAGRISDKKEPANIASLGMAGTAAGLFLLSFIGPHTSLFLIIAALMVLGIGFALFSSPNTNAVMSSVDKHYYGIASASVSVMRVLGQMLSMATATLLISIFVGKNQITPENYPQFIQSIRLAFLISACLCAVGIFFSFSRGKIHVNNNQA from the coding sequence ATGAACGAACGTCATGACCACACCCACGATGACAGCAAAACGGTTAAGCGCACCCTTTTGTTTATGGCAACCGCAGGTTCTTTTCTGACTCCATTTATGATTTCATCGATCAATATCGCGCTGCCTGCAATTCAAAAGGAATTTGCAGCAGATGCTGTCGTTTTAAGCTGGATTGCGACATCTTTCCTGTTGTCTTCGGCTGTGTTTCTTCTTCCTATCGGCAAACTCGCCGACATCCTTGGCCGGACCAGGCTTTATAAATGGGGGATAATTTCATTTACTGCATTTACGTTAATCTCAGGTTTTGTCCCAAATATTGAACTATTAATCGTGATGAGAGTCCTGCAGGGAATTAGTGCATCGATGATCGCAACTGCGGGAATGGCGCTGATCACCTCGGTCTTTCCACCACAGGAACGCGGCAAAGCCCTGGGCTTTAATGTTTCAGCCATATATGTAGGACTTGCTGTCGGGCCTTTTCTAGGCGGATTCTTAACCGAGTATTGGGGCTGGAGAAGCATTTTTTTGGTATTGGTTCCTTTGGGGGTCCTGATCACGGTTTTAACGATTACATATGTCAAGAGCGATTGGGCCGATGCCAAAAATGATAAACTGGATATTCCAGGCAGTATGATCTTCGCCGTTACCCTGATTGCGCTTATCTATGGTTCGAGCATTTTACCCGATATTCTCGGGATTATCCTGATCCTCTTCAGCATTGTTTGTTTTGTTTTCTTTGTGAAACGCCAGCTCAAGGTCCCGAATCCCGTGTTAGAAATCAGGCTTTTTCAGGATAACCGGGTTTTTGCTTTTTCCAACGTCGCAGCATTGATCAATTATGCTGGATCGTACTCCGTAACTTTTCTTCTGAGTCTATATCTGCAGTACGTCCAGGGTATGTCTTCAGAACATGCCGGAATCATCCTGATCATCCAACCTATTATCCAGTCTTTAATTTCCCCTTTGGCCGGACGTATTTCCGATAAAAAAGAACCTGCCAATATTGCCTCTTTGGGCATGGCTGGAACAGCCGCAGGCTTGTTTCTTCTTTCCTTTATCGGCCCGCATACTTCTCTGTTCCTGATCATCGCTGCTTTGATGGTGCTGGGTATTGGATTTGCCTTATTCTCTTCTCCCAATACCAATGCAGTCATGAGTTCCGTAGATAAGCATTATTACGGGATTGCCTCCGCCTCAGTATCTGTGATGAGGGTTCTCGGTCAGATGCTGAGTATGGCTACAGCTACGCTGCTGATTTCCATATTTGTCGGCAAAAACCAGATTACCCCTGAAAACTATCCGCAATTTATACAGAGTATTCGCCTTGCTTTTCTGATCTCAGCCTGCCTTTGTGCTGTTGGTATTTTCTTCTCTTTCTCCCGCGGTAAAATCCACGTCAATAATAATCAGGCATAA